In Paenibacillus sp. JQZ6Y-1, a genomic segment contains:
- a CDS encoding PLP-dependent aminotransferase family protein, with amino-acid sequence MTSSRSRSQQSSSSGSLSIASDSRHSFRQISAYIEARIGRGDWQAHERLPSVRQLSQDSGMHRLTVFKAYQQLKDQGTIYARNKSGYYVAPPAVHQMTNENELEPALFEGNMGELHRLPARYQFSQALIDPNLLPNHYFAEYTKKVFDLYPKLLGMYAHVQGDLELRQLLARYFSRNSRFHIDPSELLIASGAQQAIHLIAEAWIRPGDYVVIESPTYATALDVFRQKGARLLTVDIDHNGYRMEQIEQIMQRYKPRLFYVNPTFHNPTGLCIPAEQRKQVVDLAAQHQCLLIEDDTCSDIYFDQQPPPPMFAYDTEGYTIHIRSFSKYISPGLRIACIAARQPWFKALLSAKSLVDGGTPLLNQKVFLHYFMSDRLHRHLDTLRVALRIRKEIMQQELQQTGWEYNEPQGGLSLWVKLPDHLSVPRLLSRCLERQISFVPGALFEHNDQRSQQQIRLSFSFASEQQIRDGIRELVDIARELDN; translated from the coding sequence ATGACATCTTCACGCTCTCGTTCCCAGCAAAGCAGTAGCTCTGGCAGCCTATCTATCGCATCCGATAGCCGTCACTCGTTTCGCCAGATTAGTGCCTATATCGAAGCACGCATTGGACGCGGTGACTGGCAGGCGCATGAGCGATTGCCATCGGTACGCCAGTTATCGCAGGACAGCGGTATGCACCGATTGACCGTATTCAAAGCCTACCAACAGCTCAAAGATCAGGGCACGATCTACGCGCGCAACAAATCTGGATATTATGTCGCTCCACCTGCTGTGCACCAAATGACCAATGAAAATGAGCTAGAGCCTGCGCTATTTGAAGGCAATATGGGCGAATTGCATCGACTTCCGGCACGATACCAATTTTCGCAAGCATTGATCGATCCGAATCTGCTGCCCAATCATTATTTTGCTGAATATACCAAAAAGGTATTTGATCTGTATCCGAAGCTGCTAGGCATGTATGCTCATGTGCAGGGTGATTTGGAGCTGCGCCAATTGTTGGCACGATATTTTAGCCGCAATTCTCGATTCCATATTGATCCGTCCGAGCTGCTCATTGCCAGCGGCGCGCAGCAGGCGATTCATCTGATCGCTGAAGCATGGATTCGTCCGGGCGATTATGTGGTGATCGAGTCGCCGACCTATGCGACGGCACTGGATGTCTTTCGGCAAAAGGGCGCTCGTCTACTCACTGTTGATATTGACCACAATGGCTACCGGATGGAGCAGATCGAACAGATCATGCAGCGCTATAAGCCGCGTCTGTTCTATGTGAATCCGACCTTTCATAATCCGACGGGGCTGTGCATTCCTGCCGAGCAGCGCAAGCAGGTCGTCGATCTGGCAGCGCAGCATCAATGTCTGCTGATTGAGGACGATACATGCAGCGATATTTACTTTGACCAGCAGCCACCGCCACCGATGTTCGCATATGATACCGAAGGCTATACCATCCATATTCGCAGCTTTAGCAAATACATCTCGCCCGGTCTGCGGATCGCCTGTATCGCAGCGCGACAGCCGTGGTTCAAGGCGCTGCTATCCGCCAAATCACTTGTGGACGGCGGTACACCGCTGCTCAATCAGAAGGTGTTTTTGCATTATTTTATGTCGGATCGGCTGCATCGTCATCTGGATACATTGCGGGTTGCGCTGCGGATTCGCAAAGAGATTATGCAGCAGGAATTGCAGCAAACGGGCTGGGAATATAACGAGCCACAGGGCGGACTCAGTCTATGGGTGAAGCTGCCGGATCATCTGTCTGTGCCGCGACTGCTTAGCCGCTGCTTGGAGCGTCAGATTAGTTTTGTGCCGGGTGCATTATTTGAGCATAATGACCAACGTTCGCAGCAGCAGATTCGGCTCAGCTTCTCCTTTGCCAGCGAGCAGCAGATTCGCGATGGTATCCGTGAATTGGTAGACATCGCTCGCGAGCTGGATAATTAG
- a CDS encoding DMT family transporter, giving the protein MIMLGYAIMCLIFSTTFLAIKVGVDAGLPPFWSAGVRFFLAGLILMIIMRLSGKASFSAFWRKETLLLGGSMTFITFAALYWAEQYVTSGVGALLSATGPAMVLLIRAIVLKVKVPALAFVGAVIGLAGVGLLMLPGLSGNVHMLWMIACAVVIIGEIGYASGAVYSKKASTDMKHISPISQNAAQLMHGGWMLLVLSLITEHNDIHLQAMMSPSAIGSLIYLIVVGSMGGHTLFYWLVSRTNPVFPSTWLYISPVLALVFGWLFYGEPLSWLVAAGAVVVLFGVVLTNFESLQSLFRQKQLKQQTPQASVSDPSSAIQARHQALSASGRTVE; this is encoded by the coding sequence ATGATTATGCTGGGCTATGCCATCATGTGCTTGATCTTTAGCACGACGTTTCTGGCAATCAAGGTGGGAGTGGACGCAGGCTTGCCACCATTCTGGAGTGCAGGGGTGCGCTTTTTTCTGGCGGGTTTGATTCTGATGATCATTATGCGATTAAGCGGCAAAGCCAGCTTTTCGGCATTCTGGCGTAAGGAGACGCTGCTGCTCGGTGGAAGTATGACCTTTATTACATTTGCAGCGTTGTACTGGGCAGAGCAGTATGTGACCTCTGGCGTTGGCGCGCTATTGTCGGCAACGGGTCCGGCGATGGTGCTGTTGATTCGCGCTATTGTGTTAAAGGTTAAAGTGCCTGCGCTTGCCTTTGTTGGTGCAGTGATCGGACTGGCAGGCGTTGGTCTGCTAATGCTGCCCGGATTGTCCGGCAATGTACATATGCTGTGGATGATCGCCTGTGCGGTTGTCATTATAGGGGAGATTGGCTATGCCAGCGGCGCAGTGTATTCCAAAAAGGCAAGTACCGATATGAAGCACATCTCGCCTATTTCACAAAATGCTGCCCAACTTATGCACGGCGGTTGGATGCTGCTGGTCTTGTCATTGATCACCGAGCATAACGATATTCATCTACAAGCGATGATGTCACCGTCTGCCATCGGCTCGCTGATCTACCTGATCGTTGTTGGCTCGATGGGTGGGCATACTTTATTTTACTGGCTGGTGTCGCGCACCAATCCGGTATTCCCATCGACATGGCTGTACATTTCGCCCGTACTAGCATTGGTATTTGGTTGGCTGTTCTATGGAGAACCACTGAGCTGGTTAGTGGCAGCAGGAGCAGTGGTGGTATTGTTCGGAGTGGTTTTGACCAACTTCGAGTCATTGCAATCGCTATTTCGCCAAAAGCAATTGAAGCAGCAAACGCCGCAAGCTTCAGTATCCGATCCTTCCTCAGCAATACAAGCACGCCATCAGGCGCTGAGTGCCAGTGGTCGAACGGTGGAGTGA
- a CDS encoding APC family permease, with translation MLGKLKRILIGRPMKSAELEAEKLGKLKALAILSSDALSSVAYGTEQILLVLMVAGVTALWYSVPISIAVLGLLVILVISYRQTIFAYPTGGGAYIVAKDNLGQVPSLIAGGSLLVDYVLTVAVSSSAGTDAITSAFPALHDHRVLIALIMIVFLTLMNLRGVTESASVLAIPIYLFVISIFFLIISGIFKYMTGGIVAATPELTTTVSNVSLFLLLKAFSSGCSALTGVEAVSNAIPNFRQPAERNAAATLVMMGVILGSMFIGISLLAYWYGISPRATETVISQIARMTFGSGVVYFIIQGVTALILFLAANTAYSAFPLLAFMLAKDKYMPHMFMVRGDRLGFSNGIIFLSLASALLVIVFHGETDSLIPLYAVGVFIPFTLSQLGMMIRWIKHKPAHWVLKLIINTIGMLTTLSITLIFIFTKFAQVWIIFIFLPIVVYLFYKIYIHYRNTAEQLRIDLDTDKPQAKGNTIIIPVAGITQVVKNTISYAQTLSPNVVAVYVGFDEESTEKMERKWEQWNPGVRLIVLRSRYRSILGPLRRFIDTVEWKQGEKDHITILIPQFVTKHWWESILHNQTSLLMRAYLINYKDVVVATVPFHLKN, from the coding sequence ATGTTAGGCAAGTTAAAGCGTATCTTAATCGGAAGACCTATGAAATCTGCAGAACTTGAAGCTGAAAAACTGGGCAAGCTGAAAGCACTCGCAATCCTGTCTTCCGATGCGCTATCTTCGGTTGCATACGGAACCGAACAGATTTTGCTCGTATTGATGGTAGCGGGTGTAACCGCACTCTGGTATTCAGTTCCCATCTCTATCGCGGTATTGGGATTGCTCGTCATTCTCGTTATTTCCTACCGCCAGACGATCTTCGCCTATCCAACCGGTGGCGGGGCGTATATCGTCGCCAAGGATAATCTTGGTCAAGTTCCCAGTCTTATCGCGGGTGGCTCGCTGCTCGTCGACTATGTACTAACCGTAGCGGTAAGCTCGTCCGCAGGTACGGATGCAATCACGTCCGCCTTTCCTGCATTGCATGATCATCGGGTATTGATTGCGCTGATCATGATCGTATTTTTGACACTAATGAATCTTCGCGGGGTGACCGAATCGGCATCCGTGCTGGCGATTCCGATTTACCTGTTCGTGATCTCTATCTTTTTCCTGATTATTAGCGGTATCTTCAAATATATGACCGGAGGCATCGTAGCCGCCACACCGGAATTGACGACAACCGTGTCCAATGTCAGTCTATTCTTGTTATTGAAGGCATTTAGTTCCGGTTGTTCGGCGCTGACCGGGGTTGAAGCGGTATCCAATGCGATTCCAAACTTCCGTCAGCCTGCTGAACGCAATGCAGCTGCAACACTCGTTATGATGGGTGTGATTCTCGGTAGTATGTTTATCGGGATCAGCTTGCTCGCCTACTGGTACGGCATCAGCCCGCGTGCGACGGAAACCGTCATTTCGCAAATTGCGCGTATGACCTTCGGCAGCGGTGTGGTCTACTTTATTATTCAGGGGGTTACTGCCCTTATCCTGTTCTTAGCAGCGAATACCGCCTACTCGGCATTCCCGCTGCTGGCATTCATGCTTGCCAAGGACAAATACATGCCGCATATGTTTATGGTGCGCGGTGACCGTCTTGGCTTCTCGAACGGTATCATTTTCCTCAGTCTGGCGTCGGCATTGCTCGTTATCGTGTTCCACGGTGAAACGGACAGTCTGATTCCACTGTATGCAGTCGGTGTATTCATTCCGTTTACATTGTCTCAGCTTGGGATGATGATTCGCTGGATCAAGCACAAACCAGCACATTGGGTACTGAAGCTGATCATCAATACAATCGGTATGCTAACTACGCTGTCGATTACACTGATCTTCATCTTCACGAAGTTTGCGCAAGTATGGATCATCTTCATCTTCCTGCCAATCGTCGTGTATCTGTTCTACAAAATCTATATCCACTATCGTAATACGGCAGAACAGCTTCGGATCGATCTGGATACCGACAAACCGCAAGCCAAAGGCAATACGATTATCATTCCGGTAGCTGGCATTACGCAGGTCGTCAAAAATACGATCAGCTATGCGCAGACGCTCTCTCCGAATGTCGTCGCTGTCTATGTCGGTTTTGACGAAGAATCGACCGAAAAGATGGAACGCAAATGGGAGCAATGGAATCCGGGCGTTCGTCTGATCGTACTTCGTTCTCGGTATCGCAGTATTCTCGGTCCATTGCGCCGGTTTATTGATACGGTCGAATGGAAACAGGGCGAGAAGGATCATATTACGATTCTGATTCCGCAGTTCGTCACCAAGCACTGGTGGGAAAGCATTCTGCATAACCAGACCAGTCTGCTGATGCGTGCGTATCTGATCAACTACAAGGATGTCGTGGTAGCGACTGTACCATTCCATTTGAAAAACTAG
- a CDS encoding MATE family efflux transporter translates to MSAMNPTQNTAPAADKQFNLFKLTWPIFLEVFLFMLMGIVDTLMLSDVSDNAVAAVGTSNQVISIAILVLEVIGNGAAIVVSQYIGSRKLLEASRITAVAITLNLSVGLLLSGTFLLFGSHIMQAMHLQGDILALAESYIAIVGGAIFLQALINTLAAVIRTYGFTKETMFVSVFMNVLHIGLNYLLIFGHWGLPQMGVQGAAISTIVSRLVCVLIFFWLMYRVMEVRIMIGDYFKMSKEYVMKILKIGVPSAVEQIMYQLCQLVFVFYVTYLGSEAMASRQYANNISTFIYLFSIAIGMGTAIIVGRLVGARRKDEAYHRVWKSVKWAMAATLVMDVIIILLREPLIGMFTSNPEIIRMASQVILLSFLLETGRTCNIVIINSLRASGDAKFPVYMGLISMVCMSLPLGYLFVFKMNLGLAGIWLAIAADEWTRAVIMYFRWKSRAWEKHALVQHDEPETTESVPVPAPV, encoded by the coding sequence ATGAGCGCTATGAACCCTACACAAAACACAGCTCCAGCCGCAGACAAACAATTTAACCTATTCAAACTCACATGGCCGATTTTCCTCGAAGTATTCTTATTTATGCTAATGGGGATTGTCGATACATTAATGCTGAGCGACGTGTCCGATAACGCCGTTGCAGCGGTTGGTACATCCAACCAAGTCATTTCAATCGCAATACTGGTACTAGAGGTGATCGGTAACGGGGCAGCAATCGTTGTATCCCAGTATATCGGATCACGTAAGCTGTTGGAGGCAAGCCGCATTACGGCGGTTGCCATTACACTGAATCTGTCGGTCGGTTTGCTGCTCAGTGGCACCTTCTTGCTGTTTGGTAGTCATATTATGCAAGCTATGCACTTGCAAGGCGATATTTTGGCACTTGCTGAGAGCTATATCGCCATTGTCGGCGGCGCGATCTTCTTACAAGCGCTGATCAACACATTGGCGGCGGTGATCCGTACGTACGGGTTTACGAAAGAAACGATGTTCGTCTCGGTCTTTATGAACGTGCTGCACATCGGCTTGAACTATCTGCTGATCTTCGGTCACTGGGGTCTGCCGCAAATGGGCGTGCAAGGTGCTGCCATCTCGACCATCGTCAGCCGTCTCGTCTGTGTACTGATCTTCTTCTGGCTCATGTACCGCGTGATGGAAGTACGCATCATGATCGGCGACTACTTCAAAATGTCCAAAGAATATGTCATGAAAATTTTGAAAATCGGCGTTCCGTCCGCTGTTGAGCAAATTATGTATCAATTGTGCCAGCTCGTGTTCGTCTTCTATGTAACATATCTAGGCAGTGAAGCAATGGCTTCGCGTCAATATGCCAATAACATCTCCACCTTTATCTATCTGTTCAGTATTGCAATTGGTATGGGTACAGCGATCATCGTCGGTCGTTTGGTCGGTGCACGTCGTAAGGATGAAGCCTACCATCGCGTTTGGAAAAGTGTAAAATGGGCGATGGCTGCTACGCTGGTCATGGATGTGATCATTATCCTGCTGCGCGAGCCGCTGATCGGTATGTTTACTAGCAATCCAGAAATTATCCGTATGGCGTCACAGGTCATCCTGCTCAGCTTCCTACTGGAAACTGGTCGTACATGCAATATCGTTATTATCAACTCCTTGCGTGCATCCGGTGATGCCAAGTTCCCGGTGTACATGGGACTGATCTCGATGGTGTGTATGAGTCTGCCGCTGGGCTACCTGTTCGTTTTCAAAATGAATCTTGGTCTGGCAGGCATCTGGCTGGCGATTGCAGCCGATGAATGGACACGTGCGGTCATTATGTACTTCCGCTGGAAGAGCAGAGCATGGGAGAAACACGCACTTGTTCAACACGACGAACCGGAAACCACAGAAAGTGTACCTGTTCCGGCTCCGGTGTAA
- a CDS encoding ArsR/SmtB family transcription factor, with product MKDVLIIDELNQLRAVSDPFRVQLLYHLGREPMTGQQLAEKMDLSRSKIHYHLQELEKNGIIEVVRREEKNGILQKFYSPIAKAIIPSEDLLSFSGVPQLTKKDYQFEGNAESLQQFLDGVDRLYKELNGKGGDGETSSYEVKIQWAELSTAKVAD from the coding sequence ATGAAAGATGTTCTGATTATTGATGAGTTAAACCAACTACGCGCAGTCAGCGATCCATTCCGGGTTCAACTGCTGTATCATCTAGGCAGAGAGCCAATGACCGGTCAACAACTGGCGGAGAAGATGGATCTATCCCGCTCCAAAATTCATTACCATCTACAAGAGCTGGAAAAGAACGGCATTATCGAAGTGGTCCGTCGGGAAGAAAAGAATGGAATTTTGCAAAAGTTCTACAGCCCGATTGCGAAGGCAATCATTCCAAGCGAGGATTTGCTCAGCTTCAGCGGTGTACCGCAGCTGACGAAGAAGGATTACCAATTTGAAGGTAACGCCGAATCGCTCCAGCAATTCTTGGATGGCGTGGATCGTTTGTACAAGGAACTGAATGGCAAGGGCGGAGATGGTGAAACGTCTAGCTATGAAGTGAAGATTCAGTGGGCAGAGCTGAGTACAGCTAAAGTTGCCGATTGA
- a CDS encoding MFS transporter codes for MSSIFRNWNFNLLLSGRFLANMGDSFYAIAAMWMVYQLGGSTLYTGLALFLTSLPALAQIVLGPLIDRFPAKRLMIFTQLTQAVLLLIIPALYSYQLLTIAVVLTLMPIISLLNQFIYPTQLSLLPKVLPKEQLTRGNSLFAIAYQGSDAAFNSLAGIVIALIGAVSVFYLNSMTFILTALLFTLLRLPQANKKQHAPQADDQSSSTSEAEQPVTARPTLQTVFRQYMSDLREGLDVLKKPVFTRMLLGIIFVNLAGVSIYAVLPAFGESWGGPQYYGFFMAAAGVGIVTGSYAASMLKLYRFKMGLLYCLLIFICGLCWMFTGLVPSAWMAIALFAIGWIPAGMINVLSQVMIQSIVPPQLIGRVMAAVIGLSAAIAPLGAILGGVLGAWAGNSVLIISCGVIVVINSAYWLLNKHTRAMPPAKDMTPAVLGLAE; via the coding sequence ATGAGTTCAATATTCCGAAACTGGAACTTTAACCTGCTGCTAAGTGGACGTTTTCTAGCCAATATGGGCGATAGCTTCTACGCCATCGCTGCCATGTGGATGGTGTATCAACTGGGAGGATCGACACTGTATACGGGCTTGGCGCTATTCTTGACTTCCCTTCCAGCGCTGGCACAAATCGTACTCGGTCCATTGATCGACCGTTTTCCCGCCAAACGGCTAATGATCTTCACCCAGCTAACCCAAGCGGTGCTGCTGCTCATTATCCCAGCATTGTATTCCTATCAGCTGCTAACCATCGCTGTTGTACTGACGCTAATGCCAATCATCTCGCTGCTCAATCAATTCATTTATCCGACCCAGCTGAGTTTGCTGCCGAAGGTACTCCCCAAGGAGCAGCTTACACGGGGCAATTCATTATTCGCCATCGCCTATCAAGGGAGTGACGCGGCTTTTAACTCACTAGCAGGTATTGTTATCGCCCTCATCGGTGCTGTATCGGTCTTCTATCTGAACAGCATGACCTTCATACTTACCGCGTTGCTGTTCACGCTGCTACGCTTGCCACAAGCAAATAAGAAGCAGCATGCTCCACAGGCTGACGATCAAAGTTCCTCTACATCTGAAGCGGAACAGCCAGTTACGGCACGACCGACTCTGCAAACCGTATTCCGCCAATATATGAGCGATTTGCGCGAAGGGCTGGATGTATTGAAAAAACCCGTCTTCACCCGCATGCTGCTCGGCATCATCTTCGTCAATCTCGCCGGTGTTTCCATCTATGCAGTACTACCCGCATTTGGTGAAAGCTGGGGAGGGCCGCAATACTACGGATTCTTCATGGCTGCTGCGGGAGTTGGGATCGTAACCGGTTCATACGCTGCTTCCATGCTCAAGCTGTACCGCTTCAAAATGGGCTTGCTGTACTGTCTACTCATCTTCATCTGCGGGCTGTGCTGGATGTTCACCGGTCTTGTACCTTCGGCGTGGATGGCAATTGCGCTATTCGCCATCGGCTGGATTCCAGCGGGCATGATCAACGTACTGTCTCAAGTCATGATCCAATCCATCGTACCGCCGCAGCTCATCGGACGAGTCATGGCAGCCGTTATCGGATTATCCGCCGCCATCGCACCGCTTGGAGCCATTCTCGGTGGAGTACTTGGAGCATGGGCAGGTAATTCGGTACTGATCATCTCCTGCGGTGTGATTGTCGTGATCAACTCGGCGTACTGGCTGCTTAACAAGCATACTCGTGCCATGCCGCCAGCAAAGGATATGACGCCTGCCGTGCTGGGATTGGCAGAATAA
- a CDS encoding GNAT family N-acetyltransferase, with protein MLMNAEQGIVLVGVEEADKGFLLQLYNSPTVVMNALEPSDYPISAGSIDKTVAVFESGDNKMFIVKVNGERAGMAMLYETSYIHQRCKYGLVLTPKFVGKKVGTYVTELILQYCFNYLNLRKVSGEVHLHNEGAMRLIHSFGFEQEGVLRDHVYREGEHRDMYMYSILKSAVVYPSKLKPYAIAR; from the coding sequence ATGTTGATGAATGCAGAGCAAGGTATTGTGCTGGTTGGTGTCGAGGAAGCCGATAAAGGATTTTTGTTGCAGCTGTACAATAGCCCGACAGTCGTCATGAACGCCTTGGAGCCGTCGGATTACCCAATCTCCGCAGGTAGCATCGACAAGACGGTGGCGGTATTTGAATCCGGCGACAACAAGATGTTTATCGTCAAAGTAAACGGCGAACGTGCTGGTATGGCGATGCTGTACGAGACATCCTACATTCACCAACGCTGCAAATATGGTCTGGTGCTGACACCAAAATTTGTCGGTAAAAAAGTCGGTACGTATGTCACCGAGCTGATCCTGCAATACTGCTTCAACTACCTGAATCTGCGCAAAGTGTCCGGCGAGGTTCATCTGCATAACGAAGGAGCGATGCGCCTGATCCACTCCTTTGGCTTTGAACAGGAGGGTGTGCTGCGTGATCATGTCTACCGCGAAGGCGAGCATCGCGATATGTACATGTATAGCATTTTAAAATCTGCGGTTGTATATCCATCTAAGCTCAAGCCGTATGCGATAGCACGCTGA
- a CDS encoding copper amine oxidase N-terminal domain-containing protein: MKTCKSVTIACLLLIFCTVSTSTIYASSEKPAVYFNNEKLDIFAGVGYAGVTYVPFRLIFQKFNMLVSWDNSKKAVTATDGVTTIVLTNNSSHAIVNGKTVDLIAPPFIDPTNKTFNVNLRFISETMGAKVQWSKKGNDASVYIQTAKNATL; the protein is encoded by the coding sequence ATGAAAACATGTAAGAGTGTAACGATCGCTTGCTTGCTGCTCATTTTCTGTACAGTGAGCACATCTACAATCTATGCTTCTTCTGAAAAACCGGCAGTTTATTTTAATAATGAGAAGTTGGACATCTTTGCTGGGGTAGGCTACGCGGGGGTTACATATGTACCGTTTCGACTTATCTTTCAAAAGTTCAATATGCTTGTGAGTTGGGATAATAGTAAAAAAGCAGTGACTGCTACCGACGGAGTTACAACGATTGTGCTAACAAACAATTCGAGTCACGCAATTGTGAATGGAAAGACCGTTGATTTAATTGCTCCGCCATTTATTGATCCTACGAATAAAACATTCAACGTGAATTTGCGCTTCATATCGGAAACGATGGGTGCAAAGGTACAATGGTCTAAAAAAGGCAATGATGCCAGTGTTTATATTCAGACTGCTAAAAACGCCACTCTATAA
- a CDS encoding MerR family transcriptional regulator — protein MKINELASKLGISTRTIRFYEQHGLLPKVKREQNDYRVFDEQDVWRLQTIIALREAGMAVKEIREVLDVETMPDHERLRYVLELQQALLTGQWLEMRRMAETTAQMLNLLRSEQELPVQEFFDMAQQARQLRELRQNWRDHWNFDQRAGEHDVYVQTDSPEYPGYDIALAHTAATIRATSGEHGLDLGTGTGNLAGALLEYGATMSGIDQSREMLKQCRSKFPQMDVRIGNLLSIPYADASFDFAVSSFAFRHLTRSQLPLALEELHRVLQKHGRICITDRESESERESELVETQSDRAETKHVGVVADEQHFTLSDMLYHWLEQHDYMVQRTSPYPAVFTLLAVPIHSRA, from the coding sequence ATGAAAATCAATGAACTCGCAAGCAAACTGGGCATCTCCACACGGACGATCCGCTTTTACGAGCAACATGGCTTGCTGCCAAAGGTAAAGCGAGAGCAGAACGATTACCGTGTATTTGACGAGCAAGATGTATGGCGTCTGCAAACCATTATCGCGCTGCGCGAAGCTGGCATGGCGGTGAAGGAAATACGCGAAGTGCTGGATGTAGAGACTATGCCAGATCATGAGCGGCTTCGGTATGTGTTGGAATTGCAGCAGGCGCTGTTAACCGGACAATGGCTGGAAATGCGGCGGATGGCGGAGACGACGGCGCAGATGCTGAACTTGCTGCGCAGTGAACAAGAGCTGCCGGTACAGGAGTTTTTTGATATGGCGCAGCAGGCGAGACAACTGCGCGAATTGCGGCAAAATTGGCGAGATCATTGGAATTTTGACCAGCGTGCAGGCGAACATGATGTCTACGTACAAACCGACAGCCCCGAATATCCCGGCTATGATATCGCCTTAGCACATACAGCGGCAACCATTCGTGCTACCAGTGGGGAGCACGGGCTGGATCTAGGAACGGGAACAGGGAATCTCGCTGGAGCGTTGCTAGAGTATGGTGCAACCATGTCCGGCATTGACCAATCGCGCGAGATGCTCAAGCAATGCCGCAGCAAATTCCCGCAGATGGATGTGCGAATCGGCAATCTACTATCGATTCCCTACGCTGACGCTAGCTTCGACTTTGCCGTATCCAGCTTTGCCTTTCGCCATCTGACGCGATCGCAGCTGCCACTGGCACTGGAAGAACTACACCGGGTACTGCAAAAGCATGGACGAATCTGTATCACCGACCGCGAATCAGAATCCGAACGGGAGTCGGAGTTGGTTGAAACACAATCCGATCGTGCAGAGACGAAACATGTAGGTGTTGTGGCGGATGAGCAGCATTTCACACTATCCGATATGCTGTATCACTGGCTGGAGCAACATGACTATATGGTGCAGCGCACCTCGCCCTATCCAGCTGTATTCACTTTGCTGGCTGTGCCGATTCATTCACGGGCTTGA
- a CDS encoding pentapeptide repeat-containing protein, whose protein sequence is MSRLESGMSADNALFSDMVRYEHETISGATVSNSNMGAPIFWNCQLQQLVLDSCDLNNARLFAGCTIDQCTFTRCDLRAVGIAQGEAVFTHCTFSSCDMRGMTLENATFIDCTFYKCRFNDRILQVENIVRCSFTGKLVDITFEGNGKQKLIANFEHCILDGVQFIGCDLTECIPPTSKNHLYVEQVSERARHAMAVINDDSNLTEEQRKVLVRYLRKLEHMEQYIWNTAHMKNIYGDDFVETLFRSLGCNAV, encoded by the coding sequence ATGAGCAGACTTGAATCCGGTATGTCAGCGGACAACGCATTATTTTCTGATATGGTGAGGTATGAGCACGAAACGATAAGCGGAGCGACCGTGAGCAACTCCAATATGGGCGCGCCTATCTTTTGGAACTGTCAATTACAGCAACTTGTGTTGGATTCGTGTGATCTGAACAATGCGCGATTGTTCGCGGGCTGTACGATAGATCAATGTACCTTTACACGTTGCGATTTGCGCGCTGTCGGTATTGCCCAAGGTGAAGCTGTGTTCACCCATTGCACATTTTCCTCCTGTGATATGAGGGGAATGACATTGGAGAATGCTACATTTATCGACTGCACATTTTATAAATGTAGATTCAATGATCGAATTTTACAAGTAGAGAATATCGTTCGTTGTTCGTTTACGGGCAAGCTGGTGGATATTACGTTTGAAGGGAATGGCAAGCAAAAGCTGATTGCTAACTTTGAGCATTGTATCCTTGATGGTGTTCAATTTATCGGCTGCGATCTGACGGAATGTATCCCGCCCACCTCCAAAAATCATCTGTATGTGGAACAGGTATCGGAACGCGCACGCCATGCGATGGCGGTGATTAACGATGATTCTAATCTGACGGAGGAGCAGCGAAAAGTGCTGGTTCGTTATCTGCGTAAGCTAGAGCACATGGAGCAATACATATGGAATACGGCGCATATGAAGAACATTTACGGTGACGATTTTGTAGAGACATTGTTCCGTAGTCTGGGATGCAACGCTGTATAA